TTCCTGGCCGGAGGTTTCTCTGCGGACCTCACGCACCACGTGATGCATGCCATGGGTAGCCGAATGTGGGGATTCACCCAGGAAGTCTTTGATGACCCGGCGGAACCGGGCCCGGACCAACCGGAAATGCAGGCCGCCATGGCACGGCAGATGGCGGAGAACTACCCTAGTCTCTTCAGGATCGCCGTAACGGCGGCACATGATGATGAGTCCGTGGTGGGCAGCGGCTGCGACGACCAATTCGAGTTCGAGTTTGCCCTGGACCTGCTCCTGGACGGATTCGAACGGCTCCACCGGCAGAAGTGGACATCGGACGGGGGTAATCACCGATGAGCACAGCGATTGACGACGGAGTCGGGTTCCGTTCCCGGCGTGGGCCCATTCTGATTGCGCTGATGTTGGCCACTGGGCTGGTGGCGATTGATGCCACCATTGTTGCCACGGCCGTGCCGTCCATTGTGGAGGACATCGGCGGTTTCGCCTCATTCCCGTGGCTGTTTTCGGCCTACCTGTTGGCGCAGGCAGTGTCCGTACCTGTTTACGCCAAACTCTCTGACGTCGTGGGCCGTAAGCCGATGATCCTGGGTGGAATTGGGCTCTTCCTGCTCGGCTCGATTTTGTGTGGGCTGGCCTGGAGCATGCCGGCTCTCATTGCTTTCCGTGTGCTCCAGGGACTCGGGGCGGGGGCGGTCCAGCCCGTGGCAATCACAATTGCCGGCGACATTTATACCTTGGCGGAGCGGGCAAAAGTCCAGGGATATCTGGCTAGTGTGTGGGCTGTTTCCTCGGTTGTAGGACCCACTCTGGGAGGTGTCTTCGCCTCGCTGGGAATCTGGCGGTGGATCTTCCTGATCAACATCCCGCTGTGCCTGCTGGCGGGATGGATGCTCCTCCGCACTTTCCATGAGAACGTGGAGCGGACCAAGCACCGCATCGATTACTTGGGAGCGGGGCTGCTGACCATTTCGTTGAGCCTGCTGATCCTCGGGGCCCTTCAGGGCGGCCAAGCATGGGCTTGGGACTCGACGATCAGCATCTGCGTTTTTGCCGGCGGAGCCGTGTTGTTCGTTGCTTTTCTCTTGGTGGAAAGGAAGGTTGCGGAGCCGATCCTGCCACCGTGGGTGGTCTCCCGCAGGCTGCTGGCCACCACGGCGATGATCTCTTTCGGCGTTGGTGCAGTCATGCTCGGGCTGACAACGTACGTCCCCACGTTCTTGGAGGGGTCGCTGAAGACTTCACCCCTTCTGGCTGGCCTGGCCTTGGCAGCGTTGACCATCGGCTGGCCCATCAGTGCGTCGCAAGCCGGCCGGCTCTATCTTCGCATCGGATTTCGGAACACTGCCAGCATCGGCATCGCGATCACGGTGATCGGCGCAGCCGTCCTCGCCCTCACCGCGTCCACGCCCAGTATCCTGCTCGTGGCCATGGCTTGCTTCATTGTTGGGCTCGGACTCGGGCTCGTGGCAACGCCGAGCCTTATCGCCGCGCAAACCAGCGTGGAATGGAATGAGCGCGGCGTAGTCACGGGCACCAACCTCTTTGCGCGTTCAATCGGCAGCTCCATTGGCGTGGCTGTTTTCGGTGCCATCGCCAACGCCATCTATGCCAGCAGCCCTAGTGGTGGTCCCGATCCGGAAACTACTACGCACGCGTCCTCGGCCGTTTTCCTGGCGGTGCTCGTCAGCGCCGTCCTCACTGTGGTGGCGGTTCTTGTGATGCCCGCCGACCGAAAGCGCAGCAGCGATGCACCGGCACGGGAGCCCAGCTCGGAACCTGCCAACGACTAGTCTCGAACACATGGAAGAACTGATCACCGGCCCCTTGGAAAAGTTGTTCGAAGGCACCGTGTGGGCGGAGGGCCCTGTTTGGGTTCCGCAGTCACAGACCGTTCGCTGGAGCGACATCCCCAATAACAGGATCCTCGAGTTCACGCCCGCCACCGGCGCGACCAGCGAGTATGCCACCGGCGTCGAATACACCAACGGGCGCACGCTGGACCGCGACGGTAGCGTGGTGCAGTGCAGCCACGGCCGCAGGCGCGTTGAGCGGGACCACGACGGCGTGGTGACGCCGATCGTTGAAGCGTTCGGTGAGCATCGGCTCAACTCGCCCAACGATGTTGTGGTGGCCGGGGATGGCACGGTCTGGTTTACCGATCCTCCCTACGGAATCCTGCCGGGAACGGTGGAAGGACATGAGGGCGAACAGGAGTACGGCGGCTGCTACGTGTTCCGCTTCGACCCGGAAACGCAGGAACTGACTCCGGTGGTCACGGATTTGGTCCACCCTAATGGCCTTGCGTTTTCACCGGACGAATCCCTTCTGTACGTGGCTGACACGGCGGGCCGGGGCCACGGAGTGCCGTTCCGGATCGCTGCCTATCCGGTTGAGGCTGGAGGATGTGGACAGGGTTGGACGTTCGTTGAACTCGAGGACGACGCGGCTTCGGACGGGTTCCGGGTGGACGTGGAAGGCCGGGTGTGGACGTCCGCGGGATCGTCAGTGCGCGTGTATGCCCCCGATGGCAGCCTGCTGACCGCCGTCGAGATTCCGGAAAGGGTCTCCAATCTCTGCTTCGGCGGGGCTGATGGTCGGGATCTCTACATCACTGCCACCACGTCCCTCTACCGGCTGCGGACCTCGACGCGGGATGCGGCCCAAAGGGACCTAGGCCCGGGCACCCCGGCCCTATAACCTTGACTCAGCACCACGCACTGCGATCGAGGGAGTGAACGTGTCAGGCAGCAACCCCGACCCATACGAAGACAAGATCACTGGCCTGGAGCCGGGCGGAGGAGTGCCGCCAGGGGAGACCCCTCCTGGCGAAGCCTCCACCGCCGGTCCCCAAGGCCACGACGAGGGCGGCCCCAGGAAGGGCACTCAGGTTTTCTGGTTGGCTGCCATCGGTGCCGGCGTGCTGCTCACGCTGCTGTTCTTCATCGGCTACATCGTGGGATTCTTCGACTAGATCTCCCTTTTACTCGACGAGCTTCCCAGCGACGGAGTCGTCCGCGTTGGCCTGGGCCAGGGCTCGGAAGGAATCCGGAGCGGGCGGCAGGCTTTCGAAGCTGACGCCTTCATCTGTTGACCAGACAAAGTTCCCCTGCAGCGAGGGATCTGCCGTCGGGAAGTCAGCACGGTTGTGGGCGCCGCGGGTTTCGCGGCGTTCAAGGGCGCACTCAAGGGTGGCTCGTGCTGCCAGCAGGGAGCCGAGAAGGTCGTAGGCGTGGGCCAGGTCGTCGAACCCTGCGATGTCCGGGTGGGCGGTAACGAGCTGGGCGCGTTCCTCCAAAGCGGTCAGCTTAGCGAGTCCTTGCTCCAGTCCCTGTTCGGTGCGCACCACCCCGGCGTGTTCGGTCATGAGGTTGCGTAGTTCGCGCTGCAGCCGCCGTGCCGACTCTGTTCCGCGGTCACTGAGCAGTGACTGCATTTCCCCGCGGGCTATTCCCACAGCGGCGGGATCCCGGACGATATGGGTACGCGAATGGACGTAGTCGGCCACATGCTCGCCGGTAATACGTCCGTAGACGAGGAGCTCAATCAGTGAATTGCCGCCGAGGCGGTTGGCGCCGTGCAGCCCGGAGGATGCCTCGCCGATTGCGTAGAGGCCGTTCACTCCCGTTCCGTGGTCCTCCGGTGCAACCCAGACCCCGCCCATCGAGTAATGAGCGGTGGGCGCAATTTCGATTTTGGTGGTGGTGATGTCCAGCATCTGCAGGTCGATCATGGTGCGGTAGACCCGTGGCAGCTTTTCCATGATGGTTTCCCGTGGCAGGTGGGAGACGTCCAGGTAAACGCCGCCCTTCTCGGTCCCGCGACCTTCGGCGACCTCGGTGAATGCGGCCAGCGCAACCCGGTCACGGGTGGAAAGTTCCATGCGTTCGGGGTCGTAGCGTTCCATGAAGCGCTCACCGAGGCCGTTGGTGAGGATGCCTCCTTCTCCGCGCGCTGCCTCGGAGACCAACGTACCGGCCGCGTCGTCGGGCTCCAACAGGCCGGAAGGGTGGAACTGAACCAGCTCGGCGTCGCGGATCCGCGCTCCGGCCAGGGCGGCCAGCCGGAAGGAGTCCCCGGTGTTCTCATCGCGCCGGGACGATGTGTGCCGCCAGATGCGGGTATGTCCGCCTGCGGCCAGGATCACCGCATCGGCGTGGATCTGCACGGGGGTGCCGTCCACGATGTCGAATCCATATGCGCCGAAGACGGTGCCGTCAGCGACGAGCAACCGTGTGATGTAGACGGTGTCGATGATTGGCACGTTCAACTCTGCGGCCCGGCGCATCAGCGTGCGCTGGATCTCCAAGCCGGTGTAGTCCCCTGCGTAGGCGGTGCGGCGATATTTGTGGGCGCCGAAGAAGCGCTGTGAGATGCGGCCATCCTCCTCCCGGGCGAACGGCATGCCCCACTGTTCAAGGTCCTCGATACCGCGGGCCGCGTTGCGGGCTACTGTCTCGACGATGGACGGGTCGGCCAGGAAATAGGACTCCCGCAAGGTGTCGGCGGCGTGCTGTTGCCAGCTGTCCTCGGGATCCATCGTGCCCAAAGCAGCGTTGATGCCACCGGCGGCCAGGCTCGTGTGGGCGTCATGCTTGCGACGCTTACCCACGGCCAGCACCTGCACCCCCTGTTGGGCGAGTTCAATTGACGCGCGCAGGCCGGCGCCGCCAGTGCCGATGACCAGCACGGAGGTAGACATAAGGCGTTCTGGAATGGTGTTGAGGTTCATGCTGTCAACGCTAGAAGGAGCCGCATCATGTATCCAATGAATTGTTCGAGTCAAGTTGATGCATTTATGCTATGACCATGAAGCTAGAGCAGTTACGCTCCTTCGAGGCGATCGCCCGAGTGGGCCATTTCACACGCGCGGCCGAGCAACTGTTTCTCGCGCAACCTTCTCTCAGCAGGCAGATCGCAGCTCTTGAGGCCGATCTTGGAATGGCTCTTTTCCACCGCGGACCGTCCGGGGCGACCCTGACGAACGCGGGGGAGCTCCTCCTGCCCATCGCCCGGCGCATGCTCGGTGACGCGCAGACGGCACGGGAGCAGATGAACGAGCTTGCAGGTTTGCGCCGGGGCCGCATCCGCCTGGGCGCCCCACCTACCCTGTGCGTCTCACTGGTGGCTGACGTACTGGCCTCTTTCCGAAGCGCGCATCCCGGAGTGGAATTGCACATCACTGAAGGCGGCTCCCGTTTCCTGGTGGAAGCCCTCAATGAAAGCGCACTGGACCTGGCTCTGGTGGTCACCCGTGGAACGGACCCCGCCGTGCAGGGCACTGAACTGATTCCGTTGCTGACCGAGGAACTGGTGGTTGTCTCCGCTGCCGGATCGGCTTCGCCGGAAGAACTCACCCTGGAAGAGTTGGCGCGCATTCCGCAAGTGGCTTTCAACCGTAGCTATGATCTGCGGATGGCCACCGAGGCTGCGTTCTCCGCCAGCGGCTTGGAACCTGTGATCGCCGTGGAAGGCGCCGAGATGGACGCCGTGCTGCGCTTCGTGGAAAGGGGACTGGGCGTGGCGGTGGTGCCGGCAATGGTCGTCATCGGCCGGCCCGGACTGCGCAGCGCCCGCCTGGTCAATCCCTCGCTGTCACGCACCGTCAACCTGGCCCGGCGCAACGACATTGGACCATCAGCAGCCGCAGCAGCAATGCAGGAGTTCATCTTCAGCACAGTGGATCGACTAGCGGCGCCCGGCACCGACCTTGCACGGCTGGTCACGCCAACAGCACGTCACTGACGGTCATCAGATCAGGCCGAGATTCGCCACGGCGGCGCGCTCGTCGAAAAGCTCAGCGGCTGTAGCGTCCATCTTCCTGCGGCTGAAGTCGTTCACTTCCAGTCCTTCAACAATTTCCCAGTTTCCGCCTGAGGTAGTTACTGGGTATGAATACATGAGACCTTCGGGCACCCCATATGATCCGTCGGATGCAACGGCCATCGAAACCCAATCGCCCTCGGGGGTGCCGAGCAGCCAGTCGCGGGCTGCGTCGATGGTTGCCGACGCTGCCGATGCCGCAGAGGACGCGCCCCGGGCCTCGATGATCGCTGCGCCTCGCCCGGCAACCGTGGGGATGAATTCGTTCTCTATCCAGTCCTGATCGTTCACCACCTCCGCCGCGTTTCTGCCGGCGACTTCTGCGTGGAAGATGTCCGGATACTGCGTTGCAGAATGATTCCCCC
This genomic interval from Paenarthrobacter aurescens TC1 contains the following:
- a CDS encoding hypothetical protein (identified by Glimmer2; putative), coding for MSGSNPDPYEDKITGLEPGGGVPPGETPPGEASTAGPQGHDEGGPRKGTQVFWLAAIGAGVLLTLLFFIGYIVGFFD
- a CDS encoding putative succinate dehydrogenase, flavoprotein subunit (sdhA) (identified by match to protein family HMM PF00890; match to protein family HMM PF01266; match to protein family HMM PF01494; match to protein family HMM PF02910; match to protein family HMM PF07992) is translated as MNLNTIPERLMSTSVLVIGTGGAGLRASIELAQQGVQVLAVGKRRKHDAHTSLAAGGINAALGTMDPEDSWQQHAADTLRESYFLADPSIVETVARNAARGIEDLEQWGMPFAREEDGRISQRFFGAHKYRRTAYAGDYTGLEIQRTLMRRAAELNVPIIDTVYITRLLVADGTVFGAYGFDIVDGTPVQIHADAVILAAGGHTRIWRHTSSRRDENTGDSFRLAALAGARIRDAELVQFHPSGLLEPDDAAGTLVSEAARGEGGILTNGLGERFMERYDPERMELSTRDRVALAAFTEVAEGRGTEKGGVYLDVSHLPRETIMEKLPRVYRTMIDLQMLDITTTKIEIAPTAHYSMGGVWVAPEDHGTGVNGLYAIGEASSGLHGANRLGGNSLIELLVYGRITGEHVADYVHSRTHIVRDPAAVGIARGEMQSLLSDRGTESARRLQRELRNLMTEHAGVVRTEQGLEQGLAKLTALEERAQLVTAHPDIAGFDDLAHAYDLLGSLLAARATLECALERRETRGAHNRADFPTADPSLQGNFVWSTDEGVSFESLPPAPDSFRALAQANADDSVAGKLVE
- the gnl gene encoding gluconolactonase (identified by match to protein family HMM PF03758), with the translated sequence MEELITGPLEKLFEGTVWAEGPVWVPQSQTVRWSDIPNNRILEFTPATGATSEYATGVEYTNGRTLDRDGSVVQCSHGRRRVERDHDGVVTPIVEAFGEHRLNSPNDVVVAGDGTVWFTDPPYGILPGTVEGHEGEQEYGGCYVFRFDPETQELTPVVTDLVHPNGLAFSPDESLLYVADTAGRGHGVPFRIAAYPVEAGGCGQGWTFVELEDDAASDGFRVDVEGRVWTSAGSSVRVYAPDGSLLTAVEIPERVSNLCFGGADGRDLYITATTSLYRLRTSTRDAAQRDLGPGTPAL
- a CDS encoding putative transmembrane efflux protein (MFS) (identified by match to protein family HMM PF07690), encoding MSTAIDDGVGFRSRRGPILIALMLATGLVAIDATIVATAVPSIVEDIGGFASFPWLFSAYLLAQAVSVPVYAKLSDVVGRKPMILGGIGLFLLGSILCGLAWSMPALIAFRVLQGLGAGAVQPVAITIAGDIYTLAERAKVQGYLASVWAVSSVVGPTLGGVFASLGIWRWIFLINIPLCLLAGWMLLRTFHENVERTKHRIDYLGAGLLTISLSLLILGALQGGQAWAWDSTISICVFAGGAVLFVAFLLVERKVAEPILPPWVVSRRLLATTAMISFGVGAVMLGLTTYVPTFLEGSLKTSPLLAGLALAALTIGWPISASQAGRLYLRIGFRNTASIGIAITVIGAAVLALTASTPSILLVAMACFIVGLGLGLVATPSLIAAQTSVEWNERGVVTGTNLFARSIGSSIGVAVFGAIANAIYASSPSGGPDPETTTHASSAVFLAVLVSAVLTVVAVLVMPADRKRSSDAPAREPSSEPAND
- a CDS encoding putative transcriptional regulator, LysR family (identified by match to protein family HMM PF00126; match to protein family HMM PF03466) codes for the protein MKLEQLRSFEAIARVGHFTRAAEQLFLAQPSLSRQIAALEADLGMALFHRGPSGATLTNAGELLLPIARRMLGDAQTAREQMNELAGLRRGRIRLGAPPTLCVSLVADVLASFRSAHPGVELHITEGGSRFLVEALNESALDLALVVTRGTDPAVQGTELIPLLTEELVVVSAAGSASPEELTLEELARIPQVAFNRSYDLRMATEAAFSASGLEPVIAVEGAEMDAVLRFVERGLGVAVVPAMVVIGRPGLRSARLVNPSLSRTVNLARRNDIGPSAAAAAMQEFIFSTVDRLAAPGTDLARLVTPTARH